AATAAAAGCGGAATAAGGGATTTTACGGAAGAAGACTGCAGGTGGATAGAATTTATCAAATGTATGCGGAGTGCGGGTCTTCCAATTGAGGTATTGATTGAGTATGTTACGTTGGTTCAACAGGGTGATGAAACCATTGAGGCAAGAAAAGCACTCTTGATCGAGCAGCGTAACCAGCTCATAAAAAGAATAGAAGATATGCAGAAAACACTGGAACGCCTGAATTATAAAATTGCAAGGTATGAACAGGCAATAGTTGAAAGAGAAAAAACATTAAAAAAAGCAGAAGATTAATGAGAAAGTTGGCATAAGGTTTGAATCCTATTGCCAACTTTTTTTATATATTTTTTTGTATAAATATAGTAAATATAGTATGCTTAATGATGTTATTGAACATAAAATTATGATTGATTTTAGCCTATTTATTTTAATTTTATTACTGTTCAAATTGTCTGATTTCGGTTTGGCCGTTATATATAAAGTGCCGTCTAATGGTATGTTGTTTACGATTTTTTTCATAAAAGGACCGAATATGCCTTGAAATTCAGATCTTGAATATACTTTAAATTTTTCTGTGGGAGTGTGGAGTTCTGTTAGCGGTATATAATACTCTTTATCTTTTAATGAGATATAGATAAAATAATATTCGTACATATTCACGCACATTATGTCATCAGCATAGGTTATACCTTTTGTTTTTAACCATTCTGCCATTTTATCTGGTTGACTGCACAAATAACTAGAATCGGGGTCAAGATAAGACGAATATGTACAGTTTCTTAAAATGCTGATCATTGGGAAAAGCTTTTTTT
This region of Caldanaerobius fijiensis DSM 17918 genomic DNA includes:
- a CDS encoding MerR family transcriptional regulator, with the translated sequence MTIAEVSEKFGLSQDTIRYYERIGLIPHVNRNKSGIRDFTEEDCRWIEFIKCMRSAGLPIEVLIEYVTLVQQGDETIEARKALLIEQRNQLIKRIEDMQKTLERLNYKIARYEQAIVEREKTLKKAED